GACCGTAAGGTTCGTGATTCACTTGATCATTGCATCGTCGATGGGCACGCCGTCTTGCCGGTTGCCCAGCCGCCGATGAACACTGGCGTCGATTTCGAAACCGATCTGCCGCACGGATCCGTCGCAGAGCACGACTTGAAAACCATTGGGGTGGGCGCTGCCGAATTCTTGCACGGGCGTGCCGCCCTGATCGTGCAGCGGCGGGCGGAGGGTCCAGCGGACTGTGTCGTAGTCGTAGCCCGCGTAAAGCCCTTGGTCGTCGCCGTAGTCGACCGGGCCCAAGGTGACGCACTTTTCGCCCACCAGATAGGTGTGGCTGGTGCCGTCGCGGATTTGCGCCAACTCGACCTCGCTGCGCAGGTGAACGACACCGGTACACCTCGACGTGTCCGGCCACTGAAAGGAACCGTTCTCGGCGGCAGTGTAGGACGCAGGCCCCGAGGTCGGTACGACCACGTAGTCCCCCGCGTTCACCGCGTAGTCGCCCTCCGCGATGCCCGGCGGAACGTTAAAGTTTCGCGGCTGGACGTTTGGATCGAACGGGGAGATTTCCAGGGGCCGGCGCGTGGGGCAGTTGAAGACATCCAGCGGAATGGACAGGATGGCGGTCACCGCCGCCTTTTTTTTCTGCTCGTCGGTGATGCCCGCTCCCATTCGCCCGAGGTCGTTGCGTTCCAGATACGGGAGGAGATTGAAGGCCCAGCCGCCGGGCTGATCTACTCCGGTTCCACGATCAGGGTCGCCCACCCAGGCAAGGCCCCAGCCGGTCGAGGGCAGAAATCGTTTGGCCGACTCATGGTTCAGCATTGCCAACCCAAGCTGCTTGACGTGGTTCTGGCACGTGTTCCGCCGCGCCGACTCCCGCGACGCCTGCACCGCCGGCAGCAGCAGCGACATCAGCATTCCGATGATCGAGACCACGACGAGCACTTCCACGAGCGTCATCGCCGAACGCCGACATGCGCGAATCATGTTTTCGTCTCCTTGGCAGGTTTCTCCGGGACAATCAGCAGCGTGGGACGTGACCGCCTTCCCGCACTACGCAGCTTGAGCATATAGCGCATCCTGTTCATGTTCAATCCGGTGCTCGACGAAGTCGTGCCAGTCGCCGTTGAGGTATAATGCGCGGAGGTGAAGCATGGCTGGCGCACCTTCCAAGCTCCAACGCATGCCAGTGCATGCCATACGATCCTTGACAACGTGACCGCAGGCACCTTCGGCCACGCCACTGCCGATGGGATACCCGGCGGCCAGATACTCGTTGTATCGCATGTGCCGCCGGTTGTTCGTGTAGTAGGTGATGGTCGCCGTGAGGCGTTTGAGTTTTTCGCCCGTCAGGTGATGGGTCGTAATCAGCTTCCGGAATGAGCGGATGACCGTGCCGACGCGGCCTTCCAAGATCGTCCGCAGGTAGCGTTCGACAAACCGCTTTGCCTCGTCGCTGTTTTCGGGGTGAAAACATTCGGCCGCTTGCCGAAGCCGCTTCATCACGTGGTAAATGTCCAAGATTCCCACGGCCCGCCTCAGCCAGTCCTCCTGCAGTTCCCAAAATTGTTTTTCGCCGTCCAGCAAGCAGATCAGTTGTTTGTTCTTGCCTGGGTTGCGCGCGTGACATTCGACAGCCAACTCGGCGAACAGGTAAGTCGGGCCGTGCGTTAACAGGCCCTTCTTCGAGTCGTCGCCCGGCCGCGTCATTTTCGCCCAGACGTGCTTGTGCTTTGGAGCGGGCCGATCCTTCGCGCGCCGTTTGCGAAGCAGTTCGTCAAGGATCTCGTCGCTGGTACGGACGAACGGATCGATCGTGTAAATGGCCCCCACGTAGGCCATTTGGTACTTTTGGGCGCCCTCCCCTTTGCTGCCGCGAGAGGGGACGCGGTGCTGCTCCTTGGGATCTAAAGAACGATCTAAAGAACGCCGCATGGGGACCGATGTGCCATCCGCAGTGACCACCAGAAGCGGGCCTTCCTCACGTGCCGGCGGCATGGCTTGCGACGCGCGAAAGGAAGCCGCATGCTGCGCCATCTGGCGGCAATGCTCTTCAGCCGTATCGACGGAAAGCTTCGCGCGAACGCCCAACAGGGCGACCAGCGAATCAACCGAGTCGCGAAACGCATCCTTCACGCACATACGCTCGAGCCAATCCTCCAACACATACGAAATATCTCCCGCCGGGAGCCCCAACCGGGCGTCGAGCGGAACGTGTTTGATCTCTTGCGCTTCCCGCGTCCCATAGACATAACGCGAAATGTCAATCGGCCCGTAGATCGACCGATAACAACGCTTGTGCTGGCCCTTAAGACGCAAGAGAGTTTCACCCCCGCGTTCCAGATGCTTCCCTACATTCCCGTCCCCCTGACGGGCCACGTGAGCCGTCAGGGCCATCAAGCCCATGTCCATCAATACCGTGAACAATTCACGCTCCACTTCGTGAATCGGCAACTCTTCGTCGAACGCCTGATCGACCAACCTCTTCAATTTTGAAACCTGTTCCTCCACCTTGTGCAGGGCGTCTTCCTTTGTGATCATGGCTCGGGTCTCCTGTGCAAAGATTACCAGCCAAGCCAAGTGCTAGCACAACGGCTCGGCTCTTGACGTAGAATCCTATGCACGAAGGCCACTTTTGTCTGCTAGCACCATTCGTAAGTCCTTTAACACAAAGCTTTCTAAAACGCGGAAAGGCGGTCACGTCCTAAGCCACCGTGCCTTACGCAACAACCCCCGCCGGTGCCAGTGGCTTTGGCGCGAGCCCGCAAAGACCCCAGAATCATCTTGCCCCGCCACTGGAAAGCCATCAACTGGGAGATCCCCCGACCGGCTTACTCCGCTGCCTCGCGCGGCGAGCGTACAGCCATGCACCGCATGCTAACGCAACGAGCAGCCAAAAATACGAGCGGTCAAACGGGTACAGGCGCCGCGACCGAGATGGCGGCGCATCAGGAATCCCAAAAGCTGTTAGAGTGAACTGGCTATCGTCGACATCGCCGCGCACCACCCTCATGAATTCAACCTCTGTAAATCGCGGGTTGGCGTTCTTAGAACCCGACAAGATCGTCTCCGTGCGTACAGACTTCGGCACAACCGCCCCGTCCTGCAGGCGCTCGCACTTGACTAGGCCTTTTCGGACAAACCTGACCTTGCTCCCGGGGCGAATGTCGAATGAGATCTCGTACTCGCGCACCGCGAACTCCAGCGAGGGGTCCAGCACGGCGCGCGCCGCGCGCTTGTTGGGGCTCTCTGGAAATGCGAGGTCGAGCTCGTAGCAGTCACGCGCTTCACGGGACACGATATGGACCTTGAACCGCGTCTGCGGGTCGTCTAGGCAAGCCGGAATCGAAAGATCAAATATTTGGAGCGCAGCGTTGACGAATGGGTCGACGTTCACAGCGATGCCCGCATTGACCTGCTCGCGCCGCGCAGCGTCGGTTGATCGGTCGAGTGAGGCAACCTCGTAAGGGCCGTTTGGGTCCGCGCGCCGTAGGTGAAAGCCGATCGCTGGGGCGCTACTTACGACGAGCGAACGCTCCCTGCCGGCATCAGATGGTGATGCACCGTCTTGGACTAGCTGCCGCGATTTCCCTTTTGCGTACATCGCGCCGACTAGTTCCTCGACTTTGCCATCCGTGTCCGTCTTTGAACAACGGAACTCGCAACGGATGTTTGCGGTCGCCTCGTTCAGCCTCGCAGCATGCTTGCGGTACTCGACAAGAAATCGCGCCGTAGAATCGTCCGCGCCGTCCGAATCGCGCGCACGGACTTGCGACAGGCCCGCTAGACATGCCAGAAAAAAAACGAGAGCAGCGCATGGGATACTTGACCGCACCAACGGCATCCATGCGCCACCCTTGAACGAGTCCGGACTCATCATCCTCCTCCGCCGGTGCGACCGCCACAGTCTCCCAGAGGATTGACCCTCCGCATGGTACGGTTCTCGCACGCTGCTGTGTAGGCTGTCACGGTGCGATGGGCGCCGAAAGGTTAGCATCCGATGCCCCCCGCAATACATCCCGCCGATCCGCCGCTGGTTACACAGCAAAGGTACCCAATGCAGTTCGAGCAGGAGCCGCCGCCGCTGTAGCAGTTATGGAAGTATTCGGTCTCCACATCACAGCAGTCCAGTGCGCAGTTCTCGGCGGTCTGAGCCAGTGCCTCACGGACATGTACGACCGTCGCGCAACTGAACAAGAGCACGAGAACCACGGACGCGCAAAGCGAAAGCCCTTTCGCAAACATTTTCATAACATTCTCCTCATTCATGGTGATCAGCCCCTTGTGTCCACTCGCTCGTCAGCGCGAGCCTCCGACACGCGCGGCTGGCGTCACAACGCTCGAGCCGCGTCGGTCGGATCCGCGAAAAACAACAGCGACGCAGTCAGCGCGGCCTCGCCGTCACGGTCAGTCCACACCGTAATCCCCGTCCTCCCGACGCGAAGCGCCTTTTTCTTGATCACAACCGGAAAGCTAGTCGACTCGCCAGGATCAACAACAAGCGGAAAACCCGTCGCCGCGGCGCACGGGCAGCCGCTCGCGGCGCCGAGTAGCCTCACCGGCTGATCGCTGCAGTTATACACGCGAAAGGACTGTCGCACTTCCCGTTCCGGAGGCGAGTGAGGGTCGATCGCGACAGCCACCCGTGAGGGCACAAGGATAATTCGGCGCCCGCCCAGGATCTCGAATGCGGCTTCGCAAGATCCGAAGCGCACCAAGCCCCATGCGGCAACCGCACCCGCTGCAGTAAGCAACAGCCCTAACCATATTAGCACGGCAGGTCGGCGAACGCGCCAACGTGGGCGACTACTGCATGGTTCGCCTTTCGTTAGTGGATTCGTGATTATGTTGGTCATTAGGCCCACCGATTAAGCAGTCGTCTATTTGTAAGCGGAGCGTCGCTGCGCTCCTCAAACGCTTCAAGGCATAATTGGAGTCTCACCTCTCGCGGCTCCTTTTCGCCCGAGCGGTCGCCAGCACGGCGGCCGCGCACGCAAACCAGCAACCTAGCGTCCTGAGCGCGTGTTTTGCTCGCCTCATCGTACCACCTCCTGCGATCGCGAAATGCGGTCAACGTTTCGCGAATGCCCTGGTTCCGCAACCACCTGCACCGCGACGCTGCCAACGAACCGTTCCTTTCCGAACGCGTCGAAACATTGAAACTCCGGACATAGCCCGCCGACGAATTCAGGGTCGTCGGAAAGGTCGATTCTCGCCGTCGCGTGCATGGTGCCGTGCGGTGCGATTCGCACGTTGGCAAGCTCGACGGTCAGGCAAGGGCAGCTTGTCGGAACACGCGAAATCTCGATCCACGAATCGCAACCGTTGGTGAATCGTAGCCGCGCTGCCGCACGGCCGCCCGCCACGACGGTGCCGAGATCGACCGACGCCGAAGCGCCTTCAGCGATGAGATCCCCGACTGGGTACCCAACACCTTGCGCCCGCTCAT
This DNA window, taken from Pirellulales bacterium, encodes the following:
- a CDS encoding DUF1559 domain-containing protein, with the protein product MIRACRRSAMTLVEVLVVVSIIGMLMSLLLPAVQASRESARRNTCQNHVKQLGLAMLNHESAKRFLPSTGWGLAWVGDPDRGTGVDQPGGWAFNLLPYLERNDLGRMGAGITDEQKKKAAVTAILSIPLDVFNCPTRRPLEISPFDPNVQPRNFNVPPGIAEGDYAVNAGDYVVVPTSGPASYTAAENGSFQWPDTSRCTGVVHLRSEVELAQIRDGTSHTYLVGEKCVTLGPVDYGDDQGLYAGYDYDTVRWTLRPPLHDQGGTPVQEFGSAHPNGFQVVLCDGSVRQIGFEIDASVHRRLGNRQDGVPIDDAMIK
- a CDS encoding ISKra4 family transposase produces the protein MITKEDALHKVEEQVSKLKRLVDQAFDEELPIHEVERELFTVLMDMGLMALTAHVARQGDGNVGKHLERGGETLLRLKGQHKRCYRSIYGPIDISRYVYGTREAQEIKHVPLDARLGLPAGDISYVLEDWLERMCVKDAFRDSVDSLVALLGVRAKLSVDTAEEHCRQMAQHAASFRASQAMPPAREEGPLLVVTADGTSVPMRRSLDRSLDPKEQHRVPSRGSKGEGAQKYQMAYVGAIYTIDPFVRTSDEILDELLRKRRAKDRPAPKHKHVWAKMTRPGDDSKKGLLTHGPTYLFAELAVECHARNPGKNKQLICLLDGEKQFWELQEDWLRRAVGILDIYHVMKRLRQAAECFHPENSDEAKRFVERYLRTILEGRVGTVIRSFRKLITTHHLTGEKLKRLTATITYYTNNRRHMRYNEYLAAGYPIGSGVAEGACGHVVKDRMACTGMRWSLEGAPAMLHLRALYLNGDWHDFVEHRIEHEQDALYAQAA